The Apium graveolens cultivar Ventura chromosome 10, ASM990537v1, whole genome shotgun sequence nucleotide sequence TTCCCTTTCTGATTTAGATTCTTACAGCCAGAGTAATACTTTCCATaagttagatggtaggatagaagCTTTCAATACCATGTACAAACTCTCTCCTAACCTTAGGGTTACTCcggccgcccctggggataggacctGTTACTGGGAGGGGGATACAAtctttatttatcgaggagccctaaCCGCAGGTTTTAGGTTCCCCTTTCACGAATTCATTCCACGTCTGCTTGCAGATGTTCAAATAAATCCATGCCAGCTCCCTCCTAACGTATGGAGaaatattatttgttttatggtttAATGTCTTAGGAATAAATTTCCTCTCCGAGTCGCTGTTTTTAGAAAGATTTTTTAGTTCTATAATAGTGCTTTAACCCAACGGGGCTGGGTTTTAATACGTCAAAGGTCCAAAATCTCCCAAATTTTTTATGGTAACTCCATTGTCGAGAATAACCCAAAATGGAGAGATGAatttgttaggctgacctgggccgGAGGCGATTGGGCCACTCTTtttcgtaggcccttttgcaaagtagTCGATGGCAACCCTTATAGCATTaggttaactgatgaggaggaggtcaCTTATCAAGCCCTCATTCCGGATTATGGCCAAACAGACTCCTGGACCCTTTTAAAGGAGTTTTCtctgaagaaagttggtctctcaCAGGCCAGTGATAAAGGTAACTTTATCTGTATTCTTTTTATTTCTTTCTCTTTATCGAAACTTAATTATTTCCAGACTTTAATgtttttctctctcttttttttatttCAGCTTGGGAGGCCATTAACAACATTAACGGGCCTAAGGAAGGAGAATTCGGGCCGCCAAAAACGGGGTAAGCTGAACAGGGACCCAAGGAGTAAGCCTGATGCCCCTGTCTTCCTAAGACCTCATATTCCCGAGGTCGCGCTGGGggatgatgtggatcctccactcaAGGCACACTCTTTCAGGCccaactggggcttcaggagAAGTGACACAGTGGTAGggtccaccaaacatgctaaggattggtcctACCACACCATAACTCCCCACGACTTTACTGAAATTGTCACGGGGAGTGAAATTGAGAccattgagcttctgggttctcaagctcAAGCTTCGGtaacttttctttcttttccTTTAACTGTTATCTTCTTTTTATTTTGAACTTGTGCTAAATCCTGCTTCCCTGATACAGAGtaacacctacttccaggcggcgCTTCACCAAGCTAGGTCTTGGAAGAGAAACTCAAATGAGTTTGAGAgggagatgaagaaatggaaaGAGAGGGTTGGGGTCCTCGAGAAGAAGCTGAAGAACAAGGATGAAGAGTTGTCTAAGGCTCATGCTGAGCTGGTCAAACTTCGGAGTGACAAGCAGACAATCATCGATGATTACATGGATTCCCAGAAGTTCAGGGATCTGATGAatattcatgatgagggtcttttTCCCATCCAGTTTACAGAGGGTTTGGATGTTGCAGTGAAGGCCGTGGCTGAGAAGCACCCTAGCTTGATAGAAGCCAAGGACTTTATCAGTCCTGAGCAGCCGGAGACTGAGGACAACTTAGACGCTCTTTTCAACTCACATATGCAAGAAGATCGCATCCTGAATCCTAGCACTACTTCTTCTCCTGCCTCCCCAGCTAAAGATGCAGAGACCACTGCTAATACAGAAGAGGGCCACACTGAAGAAGAGAAGGATAGGGATGATTCTGCTAGGGATGAGTAGATTCTTGTTTATTTCTAAATTTATGTATGAACTTATTGTATCTTGAACTTATTACCCCTCGgggtttatttatgatatttCCCTTGCCATATTTAGCTGCTTCCCTTTAACTTTTCCTAATACTTCTTGAGTTTGTACTCCCATTATTGGCCAAGCAGTGCATAACTTTGCTAAGTAGGCAATGTATCCTCCAAAATTTAAGATAACTTAAACCCAAGAACATAATCTGGTTTTCCAAAGTCTAGAATAACTTTTATTCTGAAACACAACTTGGTTTTCAAAACCTTATAtaagatgggttcaacccttTAATAGTCATAAACTAGAATGCAAATCTTAATAAAACTACGGTATAAAATCCTAAGCGAGCAAAGTTTCATGGTGCTTTTGAAACTTATTACCACTATAGTACGTACAAGCTATAGGTAGTAAActttcaggttttgagcatgccaagttcGAGGTACTTCTTCCCCTTCCATGGTCTCCAATTTGTAagatcctcttccttgaacgctattaaccttgtatggcccttcccaatttgggacaagctttcctttctgtcctactccagaagcttccacctttcTTAGGACCAAATccccttgtttgaaaaacctttccttcacccttaggttgtagtaaaaGGAGGCCTTTTATGATATTCTATGATCTTTGCATGTGTTGTATCTCGTACCTCATCTATCAagtccagggctaacctttgcccttcttcattttcctcagcattgtaTGCTTGGATTCTGGGAGACGAGTGCAATATTTccacaggaacaactgcttctgccccatatgctagcATGAATGGTGTTGCTCCTGTAGTAACTCTACATgtagttctgtaagcccaaagtaTCGGCAGTATTTCATCCACGTAATTATTTCTGGATTTTTTAATCCTCTTCTTCAACCCATCTAGAATGATACGATTCGCAACCTCTGCTTTCCCATTAGCTTGAGGGTGAGCAACAGAGGTGAATCTCAAGTCAATTTCGTTTTCCTCACAGTACTTTCTGAACTTTTCATTATTGAACTATTTCCGTTGTCGGTCACCAAGATTCTAGGAAATTCGTACCTACATataatattttcccacaagaACTGAGAGACTTGTTTAGTTGTAATCTTTGCCAAGGGattggcttcaatccatttggtAAAGTAATCAATAACCACAATCAAGAATTTCCTTTGTGCAATAGCCATTGGGAAAGGCCCGAGAATATCCAATCCCCATATAGCAAAGGGGATTGTGGAGTTTATAAAAGTCGGCATTTCAGGAGGTTACCTTACTACAGGAGCATGTTTCTGACATCGATCACATCTCTTAACATATTCTTTGGTATCAGTCAtcatttcttgccaataaaagCCTAAGCGAGTAATCTTGTGGGCtagggccctgccccccaagtgttggcCACATATACCCTTATGCACTTCCTTTAAAGCAATTCGAGCCTCACccggcctgagacatcttaaatTAGGACCCACAAAGGACCTTTTATACAAAATTCCATCGATCAAAGAATATCTCAGTGCTAACACAGTCAATCTTCatgcttcagtcacatcattcgggagccaaccagtttgaatatgggccttaatggggtctatccatgatgtccccagcccTATTGGGgatacaagcttaacatcaatgctttgAGTTTTCAAAATGCGGAAGTAAACACTTTCTGAGCTTTTCTTTATCTCTAATGAGGCGAGCTTAGATAAtacatctgccttagcattttcctctcttggaatgtgttcaatatgacattcatcgaactgagtcatcacgATCCTCACTAAGCGCACATACCTCGCCATGGTTTCATCCCATTCTTCAAACTCCCCCTTGACCTGGGACATGACAAGCTTCGAATATAAcaaccccaaatccggggtcaggattgggtgtcacgAAACAACTTTAAACGatataaacatgtatattaaGACAATATATACAGATTACCCCTCAATTCCGGATCATTTACATGTTATattatgaaacaagaatctaaccttctaaactttatatcaactaaatacaattttagtgtaataaccccaatttttggaatttttgaaacccttatgaatagtgattttgctgattatgctgaataagaaaacttttcataccacactatgtaggggttcttttattgatcttctgagatctttttattactctatatggtatataagtgtatgtaaagatcgtcagaatccaaattcgaacactttgatttttcccggaaatctaccagatacagaaagaattgagtataaggtaacagaataaaaaggatttaaattcaaggattatacgagagaatcataaaagaaatataatatattgagaaaggttaaagaaacctaagtaataagatcccgggtatgatccctcaaacgataaatgaaaatgaaagttaagcgaaccgcataacagatcagcggtcattagccaagtaattaggagctaatcaaagaggttagtgaggatgatgtcatcaaatcaataagaagaggacaagcatgggaagatgacataggattgatgacctaagcatgacaaaaagggaaggaagggtggttgatttcaagccacacaattttacatggttaaaagataattaaacaaaaaaaaaagcaaaacaaccaaccaaacaaatcacaaatcacaaaacacatTTTCTCCACCTTTCCAAGCAAGAGCTCTCAGCCTCTtccttaagaaatgggaagtccaagctcctccacttgctaatttacaaggtaattatcctagcttctcctagttaagttacatacttcctaggaatcttagcttcaaaatcctttcctagcatttcctataaatcattcaagaagatggtgaatagtactttcttgaaattaatttttgtgttcttgatttctttgaaagatcaagcttgtaagAGGTTAGATTAAGgtttccatgggcattccaaggatctttcatggattaaaagctccaaggaaggtataactcttcatgatcttagtcttaagttttgttgtttggatttcctaatgtttaaatgatgggttagtgtaatgggtgtttAATCATGTTTAcagctttgtttagtaagtggttttgttgattttggagttaggagtgatacttgttggatttaaagttcttggccacatttttgacttggtttagatgaataagttgagatattgagttatggttgaat carries:
- the LOC141691090 gene encoding uncharacterized protein LOC141691090 translates to MARKYCEENEIDLRFTSVAHPQANGKAEVANRIILDGLKKRIKKSRNNYVDEILPILWAYRTTCRVTTGATPFMLAYGAEAVVPVEILHSSPRIQAYNAEENEEGQRLALDLIDEVRDTTHAKIIEYHKRPPFTTT